The following are encoded together in the Pseudomonas maumuensis genome:
- a CDS encoding heavy metal sensor histidine kinase yields MRRLSLGSRLALLFAACTASVSLGAGLLFGRASEQHFVELDQQLLSGRLSLMSSLLAGVTTQEQLATRLPALLNELSHQSDLALRVRGADGTPWFASRGELPQAPAPTGLATLHSHGVDYRSLSAPLVDGQPASPQLTLFLDITHHQHFLQGMQRLIWLTVGLSALVTALLGAWAARSGLKPLRQMGKVAASVNAGSLTTRLPAAEMPEELAELAGTVNAMLQRLDDAFQRLSAFSADIAHELRTPLSNLLTHTQVTLTRPRSLEEYREALHGNLEELQWMAQLVNDMLYLAKADHGLLMPSRQPLDLATEVDALLEYYATLAEDAEVRLLREGQARTEGDRHMLRRALSNLLDNALRFTPAGGEIQVSLEPGLRIVVANTGPAIAPQLLERLFDRFYRADPARQEGSSEHAGLGLAITRSIVQAHGGKIRAECEDGWTRFVIELPA; encoded by the coding sequence ATGCGCCGCCTATCGCTCGGCAGCCGCCTGGCCCTGCTGTTCGCCGCCTGCACCGCCAGCGTTTCGCTGGGCGCCGGACTGCTGTTCGGTCGCGCCAGCGAGCAGCACTTCGTCGAACTCGACCAACAGTTGCTCAGTGGCCGGCTTTCATTGATGAGCAGCCTGCTCGCCGGCGTCACCACCCAGGAGCAACTGGCCACGCGGCTACCGGCACTGCTCAACGAACTGAGCCACCAGTCCGACCTGGCCTTGCGCGTGCGCGGCGCCGACGGCACGCCCTGGTTCGCCAGCCGCGGCGAGCTACCGCAGGCCCCCGCCCCTACCGGCCTGGCCACACTGCACAGCCACGGGGTCGATTACCGCAGTCTGAGCGCGCCCCTGGTCGACGGTCAGCCCGCTTCGCCGCAACTGACTCTATTCCTCGATATCACCCATCACCAGCACTTCCTGCAAGGCATGCAGCGCCTGATCTGGCTCACCGTCGGCCTCAGCGCGCTGGTCACCGCGCTGCTCGGCGCCTGGGCCGCCCGCAGCGGCTTGAAGCCGCTGCGGCAGATGGGCAAGGTCGCCGCCAGCGTCAACGCCGGTTCGCTGACCACGCGTTTGCCGGCCGCCGAGATGCCCGAAGAGCTGGCCGAGCTGGCCGGCACCGTCAACGCCATGCTGCAGCGCCTGGACGATGCCTTCCAGCGCCTGTCGGCGTTCTCCGCCGACATCGCCCACGAGCTGCGCACGCCGCTGTCCAACCTGCTGACCCACACCCAGGTCACCCTCACCCGTCCGCGCAGCCTCGAGGAGTATCGCGAGGCCCTGCACGGCAACCTCGAGGAGCTGCAATGGATGGCCCAGCTGGTCAACGACATGCTCTACCTGGCGAAGGCCGACCACGGCTTGTTGATGCCCAGCCGCCAGCCGCTGGACCTGGCGACGGAGGTCGATGCGTTGCTGGAGTATTACGCGACACTGGCCGAGGACGCCGAGGTGCGCTTGCTGCGCGAGGGCCAGGCCCGTACCGAAGGCGACCGACACATGCTGCGCCGGGCGCTATCCAACTTGCTGGACAACGCCCTGCGCTTCACCCCCGCCGGGGGCGAGATACAGGTAAGCCTGGAGCCTGGGCTGCGCATCGTGGTGGCCAACACCGGGCCGGCGATTGCGCCGCAACTGCTTGAGCGATTGTTCGACCGCTTCTACCGGGCGGATCCGGCGCGCCAGGAAGGCAGCAGCGAGCATGCGGGGTTGGGACTGGCGATCACCCGCTCGATCGTGCAGGCACACGGTGGGAAAATTCGGGCGGAGTGTGAAGATGGATGGACGCGGTTCGTGATCGAGTTGCCCGCGTAG
- a CDS encoding lipoprotein-releasing ABC transporter permease subunit, translating into MFRPLSLFIGARYTRAKRRNHFISFISMTSMIGLSLGVLAMITVLSVMNGFQREMSSRVLGLVPHAAILGAQPLDDWRTVANAAEGNPAVMAAAPITEMEGMLSYKGAMQPIQVAGIDPAEEGKVSIVTQHIVQGSLQALVPGEYGVVIGELTARRFRLNTGDKLTLIVPEISKEPGGITPRMQRLTVVGIFKVGAELDGSQAYIHVADAGEMQRWAPGQVQGVRLKLHDLYAAPQVSKAIAAGLGEGYRADDWSHTQGSLFSAMKMEKTMIGLLLMMIIAVAAFNIIATLVMVVNDKGADIAILRTIGATPAQIMGTFMVQGSLIGIVGTLLGGVLGVILALNVSAVVGWLERVSGQHIFTSDIYFISSLPSELQWGDVAIICVAGLVMSFLATIYPAYRASQIEPAMALRYE; encoded by the coding sequence ATGTTCAGACCCTTGTCCTTGTTCATCGGTGCTCGCTACACCCGTGCCAAGCGCCGCAACCATTTCATCTCGTTCATCTCGATGACCTCGATGATCGGCCTGTCGCTCGGCGTGCTGGCGATGATCACGGTGTTGTCGGTGATGAACGGCTTCCAGCGCGAGATGAGTTCGCGGGTGCTTGGCCTGGTGCCGCACGCTGCGATCCTCGGCGCGCAGCCGCTGGACGACTGGCGTACGGTGGCCAACGCCGCCGAAGGCAATCCGGCGGTGATGGCTGCCGCGCCGATCACCGAGATGGAAGGCATGCTCTCGTACAAGGGGGCGATGCAGCCGATCCAGGTTGCCGGCATCGACCCGGCCGAGGAAGGCAAGGTCTCCATCGTCACCCAGCATATTGTCCAGGGCAGCTTGCAGGCATTGGTGCCAGGTGAGTACGGCGTGGTCATCGGTGAGTTGACGGCACGGCGTTTTCGCCTGAACACCGGTGACAAGCTGACGTTGATCGTGCCGGAGATCAGCAAGGAGCCGGGCGGCATTACCCCGCGCATGCAGCGCCTGACTGTGGTCGGTATCTTCAAGGTCGGTGCCGAGCTGGATGGTTCGCAAGCCTACATCCACGTCGCCGATGCCGGCGAGATGCAGCGCTGGGCCCCGGGCCAGGTGCAGGGCGTGCGTCTGAAGCTGCATGACCTGTATGCCGCGCCGCAAGTGTCCAAGGCCATCGCCGCGGGCCTGGGCGAAGGCTACCGCGCCGATGACTGGTCGCATACCCAGGGCAGCCTGTTCAGCGCGATGAAGATGGAAAAGACCATGATCGGCCTGCTGCTGATGATGATCATCGCCGTGGCCGCGTTCAACATCATCGCCACCCTGGTGATGGTGGTGAACGACAAGGGCGCGGACATCGCCATCCTGCGCACCATTGGCGCCACACCGGCGCAGATCATGGGCACCTTCATGGTCCAGGGCAGCTTGATCGGTATCGTCGGCACCTTGCTTGGCGGGGTGCTGGGGGTGATCCTGGCGCTGAACGTCAGCGCGGTGGTCGGTTGGCTCGAGCGAGTCAGCGGCCAGCATATCTTCACCTCCGACATCTACTTCATCAGCAGCCTGCCGTCGGAGCTGCAATGGGGCGATGTGGCGATCATCTGCGTGGCGGGGCTGGTGATGAGCTTCCTGGCGACGATCTACCCGGCCTATCGCGCCTCGCAGATCGAGCCGGCCATGGCGTTGCGTTACGAGTAA
- the lolD gene encoding lipoprotein-releasing ABC transporter ATP-binding protein LolD, which produces MSDKAVLSCRNLGKSYEEGPESVQVLSGLNLELHPGERVAIVGSSGSGKSTLLNLLGGLDTPTQGSVWLAGEELSALGERARGLLRNRALGFVYQFHHLLAEFTALENACMPLLIGKTPISEARERAEALLKRVGLGHRLNHKPAELSGGERQRVAIARALVNRPGLVMLDEPTGNLDHHTAQGIQELMRELSTHSQTAFLVVTHDLNLARQMDRVLSLEDGHLVAI; this is translated from the coding sequence ATGAGTGATAAAGCCGTGTTGAGCTGCCGCAACCTGGGCAAGAGCTACGAGGAAGGCCCGGAGTCGGTGCAGGTGTTGTCGGGGTTGAACCTCGAGCTGCACCCGGGCGAGCGGGTGGCCATCGTCGGCAGCTCGGGTTCGGGCAAGAGTACCCTGCTCAACCTGCTGGGCGGCCTCGACACGCCGACGCAGGGCAGTGTCTGGCTGGCCGGCGAAGAGCTGTCGGCACTGGGCGAGCGGGCCCGCGGCCTGCTGCGCAATCGCGCGCTGGGCTTCGTCTACCAGTTCCACCACCTGTTGGCAGAGTTCACCGCCCTGGAGAACGCCTGCATGCCGCTGCTGATCGGCAAGACCCCGATCAGCGAGGCCCGCGAGCGCGCCGAGGCGCTGCTCAAGCGCGTCGGCCTGGGCCACCGCCTCAATCACAAGCCGGCCGAGCTGTCCGGTGGTGAGCGCCAGCGCGTGGCGATTGCCCGAGCCCTGGTCAACCGCCCGGGCCTGGTGATGCTCGACGAGCCCACCGGCAACCTCGACCACCATACCGCCCAGGGCATCCAGGAGCTGATGCGCGAGTTGTCTACCCACTCGCAGACCGCCTTCCTGGTGGTGACCCACGACCTCAACCTGGCGCGCCAGATGGACCGCGTGCTGAGCCTCGAAGACGGGCACCTGGTGGCGATCTGA
- a CDS encoding lipoprotein-releasing ABC transporter permease subunit, which translates to MFRPLFVFIGTRYTRAKRRNHFVSFISLTSMIGLALGVVVMIVVLSVMNGFDHEMRTRVLGMIPHATLETGQPINDWQALASKVKQNPQVLAVAPFTQMQGLLTHEGKVQKVLLNGIDPAREREVSIIDKFVLDGSLDKLAPGEWGIMIGDKAAQKLGVAIGDKLTFVAPEVSVTPAGMFPRMKRFTVVGTFHVGAGEIDGYLGLTNIADLSRLHRWKADQVQGVRLKFDDLFQAPRATWAIAQQLGEQEYYPRDWTRTHGNLYQAIRMEKSMIGLLLLLIVAVAAFNIISTLVMVVNDKRGDIAILRTLGATPGQIMAIFMVQGTVIGVVGTLIGAVLGILGALNVSAAIAGIEALIGHKFLNADVYFIDYLPSQIQAQDVYMVCGAALVLSFFATLYPAWRASRTQPAEALRYE; encoded by the coding sequence ATGTTCAGACCTCTATTCGTATTCATTGGTACGCGCTACACCCGTGCCAAGCGCCGCAATCACTTCGTCTCGTTCATTTCGCTCACCTCGATGATCGGCCTCGCCCTGGGCGTGGTGGTGATGATCGTGGTGCTGTCGGTGATGAACGGGTTCGACCACGAGATGCGTACCCGCGTGCTGGGGATGATCCCCCATGCCACGCTGGAGACCGGCCAGCCGATCAACGACTGGCAAGCCCTCGCCTCTAAAGTAAAGCAGAATCCGCAGGTGCTGGCGGTCGCGCCCTTCACCCAGATGCAGGGCCTGCTGACCCATGAGGGCAAGGTGCAGAAGGTGCTGCTCAACGGCATCGACCCGGCCCGCGAGCGCGAGGTGTCGATCATCGACAAGTTCGTCCTCGACGGCAGCCTCGACAAGCTGGCGCCGGGCGAGTGGGGCATCATGATCGGCGACAAGGCCGCGCAGAAGCTGGGTGTGGCCATTGGCGACAAGCTGACCTTCGTCGCCCCCGAGGTCAGCGTCACCCCGGCGGGCATGTTCCCGCGCATGAAGCGCTTCACCGTGGTCGGCACCTTCCATGTCGGCGCCGGCGAGATCGACGGCTACCTGGGCCTGACCAACATCGCCGACCTGTCGCGCCTGCATCGCTGGAAGGCCGATCAGGTCCAGGGCGTGCGCCTGAAGTTCGACGACCTGTTCCAGGCGCCGCGCGCCACCTGGGCCATCGCCCAGCAGCTGGGCGAGCAGGAGTACTACCCGCGGGACTGGACCCGCACCCACGGCAACCTGTACCAGGCGATCCGCATGGAGAAATCCATGATCGGCCTGCTGCTGCTGCTGATCGTCGCGGTGGCGGCGTTCAACATCATTTCCACCCTGGTGATGGTGGTCAACGACAAGCGCGGCGACATCGCCATCCTGCGCACCCTGGGCGCCACGCCCGGGCAGATCATGGCCATCTTCATGGTCCAGGGCACGGTGATCGGCGTGGTCGGCACGCTGATCGGCGCGGTGCTGGGCATCCTTGGCGCGCTCAACGTGAGCGCGGCCATCGCCGGCATCGAAGCCCTGATCGGGCACAAGTTCCTCAATGCCGACGTGTACTTCATCGATTACCTGCCGTCGCAGATCCAGGCCCAGGACGTGTACATGGTCTGCGGTGCGGCGCTGGTCCTGAGTTTCTTCGCCACCCTGTACCCGGCCTGGCGCGCCTCGCGCACCCAGCCTGCAGAGGCGCTACGTTATGAGTGA
- a CDS encoding PilZ domain-containing protein encodes MTTLDEEDRREYYRIEDRIALQISPLSAAEALETELLQDDSELFNLLSELHLSDFESQHLLRQLSEKDRTLAAFLRAQNKRLDLLSAVVAQTLIGEIGQPMPVIISEGGIEFAQAQKIAPGTRVKVKMVLMPRAHGLLLRGRVTHCDPRPDGDFEVGTEFIDMTDAQRQLLARYILQRQQQQRRQALEQNQPDA; translated from the coding sequence ATGACGACATTAGACGAAGAAGATCGCCGCGAATACTACCGCATCGAAGATCGGATCGCACTTCAAATCAGCCCCCTCAGCGCGGCCGAAGCCCTTGAGACAGAACTGTTGCAGGATGATTCGGAGCTGTTCAACCTGCTCAGCGAACTGCACCTGTCCGACTTCGAGTCGCAACACCTGCTGCGCCAACTGAGCGAGAAGGACCGTACCCTGGCCGCCTTCCTGCGCGCCCAGAACAAACGCCTCGACCTGCTCAGCGCCGTGGTCGCACAAACCCTGATCGGCGAAATCGGCCAGCCGATGCCGGTGATCATTTCCGAAGGCGGCATCGAGTTCGCCCAGGCGCAGAAGATCGCGCCCGGCACCCGGGTCAAGGTGAAGATGGTGCTGATGCCCCGTGCCCATGGCCTGCTGCTGCGCGGCCGGGTCACCCATTGCGACCCGCGCCCGGACGGCGACTTCGAGGTCGGCACCGAATTCATCGACATGACCGACGCCCAGCGCCAGCTCCTGGCCCGCTACATCCTGCAGCGCCAGCAACAGCAACGGCGCCAGGCGCTGGAGCAGAACCAGCCGGACGCATAA